The following nucleotide sequence is from Trifolium pratense cultivar HEN17-A07 linkage group LG2, ARS_RC_1.1, whole genome shotgun sequence.
taattatcaaattCTAACACAGTCATAAAAACACCGTATATGATACAATCAatactgataataatttaaaagtaatttaatgTGTCGGTATTCAATACATGCATGTGCCGAATATTAGACACATCTTTTAtcagcttatcaaaaaaaaaaaaagacacatcTTTTATCAGATGTGTTGGTGTAAGGTAAAAATATATAACCActcattatttaaataatatgttACATAAGATATCGATCAAGGTAAATTAGAAAGGCTACAATGACATATTTAGTAATATAGTATATGAAGTTTCTAGCAAAGTatatcctttttcttttttatcataaactaattGGTTGTAGGGCCttatgaataatttatataGATACAACTTAAAAAGGAAATGGTAAAGATATAAAATACTTGAAAGCTCCCTTCATGATGCACATGATCCCAATAAATTTTCATGTTATGTAAGTCTTGGACCCAAACTCAAACTATATATAGTATACTAAATTCTAAATATCTTAGTGAAATTGAAATTGGCCAATAGGgtataatcttttgtgtgaaagAGACACAGTGCTGTTTTTTCTCATGTACCACAATAACTTACTATTTGTAGTATAATTGCCTTAACAGGACAAAGATCCAATGTTAAATACTCCAAGAACTCATAGTACCAATACCACAAGAATCTAGTTTTAGACTATAGACCTAACATGGTCCTCACCATTTATTTTTGgtccatttcatttttttttacaaaatataatatttaaattagacTCTAACATTTTCGTACATTGATGCATGCAATAACTctattaatttttcattcattataaatttataatagaaGAATTAATTTAGTCATACATAAAAATGTCAGAGATTAATttaagtattattttttgtcaaagatTGAATTAGGTCGCATGTGGGACTAAATTGAGTTTTAGTTAGTTTAATATGAAACAGTGCATGAAATTTAGTTTGACTAGTTTGTGGTGAGAGACTGAGAGAgagtataataaaaaaaaaaagttacacaaGTTTTTTAGAAGTTTAATTTCCACTAAATTGGGTTTTATAATTAGATTAGAAGCCTATAAAGTATAAACTATAGGTAGAGTTAGAAGTTTAATTTCCACTACTCTTCTATTAGACTAATGAATTTGTTTATGTTACCTTGTATGTGTTATGATGATTCTGAGGCATTATTTCAATGTCTCCATTTTGGTTTGGGACATTGTTGAATGTTGGAAATGAGTAACTTATTTCTCCTCCCTTAGATCCTTGGCTGGATGAAGACTCTCCAGAAGCTATTGTGGAAGCACGAGACAAAGGATTTGAGCTTCCACTTGAATCCATCTCTACACAAAGCTACATGAGCAAATTAACATGTCAATATACATTTACATGGTAAAGTgtataaagtaaaaaataggaaaaagatAGATAGAGATAAATGCATACGGTGTCACATACGTCAAtattttgatgttcaaataatataattgataatGTTAAGATAATGTTTTTCCACGGAATAATGCTTCTAAGTTCTAACCAATATAAGTGTGACTCTTATTGTGTGAGATCTAGATTTCAGATTCTCACGAATAGTTGTCTTAAGTAGTTGTTGATCTCAATCATCTGATCTTAATCAGTGGTCGAAATCGTATTAAATTAATCACATGAATATATATTGTGGTATTATTACGGTACATAATCCAAATCTCTTGATTTCTTGTTGTCAAGTAATCACATAATCCCTTGATTTACAACATTGAATTTCACTCCGTCTTTACTTTTAAGAGGAAGATGCCAGTACACAAATGATTCGTTTCGTTACGTAAATTCATCGATGATTTTGTGGCTTCTTGATATCATAGGATCTAAATCTAAATTCACAGTTACCAATTTAAAATACGGAACGATTCACATTCTGACTCTGTAACGATGTAGTAGTCATTTTACACAATTATATGATTATCATACAATGAAGCATGCTAGTTAGTAATCAAGACATAGACAACATGCTATTGATATAGTTTTGTGTCTAATTATGGAAAATGATTTGGttgaattatataaaaaaaaaaaaccaatgcTTATTCCATTCAATTAGTACTGTAATTGAGtgatagaataaaataatattaaaccTGAAAAAGCCTATTTTCAAGAGAGGCTACACGTTCCATTaatgttcctttgaagtattcAGCAGATTGTTTATCATTAGTGGTAACAACAGCATTGCTTCCAcatctttgttttctttctaaATATTTCATCTGTCACAAACAAGCACAAAAATACAcatcaaaaattaatttgtcacaaaatttaaattgtgacaattaaaattgatttcatTATGAGAATTAGAAATAAGCTCACAATGAATTCCAAGTGATCAAGTCTAGCAATGAGAGGAATGGAAGAGGAATCATTTGATGGTAGTTTGGGATCTTCCATTTTGGAAATGCTTGTGttagataaaaaattatgtgttatgttattattatagattatatatgtagtgatttatttttcaatttcatgATAAATTAttactcataaaaaaaatgataatttctTAGCGAGATTATTGTTGGAGTAACGAGATTTTTGAGTACACATCATTAGTCTCATACTTACATTAGTTAGTTTGTTATGTTGTTAATATTATGTGGCAAAGACAATttctttttctatatttatgtgaataaggtgtcactttttttttttgtcaatgaCTAATATGATCATCAAGACTCATTATGGGCTTATTATGGCTAAAAGCTtatgtttattaattttctttgtataaaTAACGTTTTCCAAAATTTTCTACGTGTTTTGAAGTAGAAAAGAAACatggggtgggaagagaaaaaatcataaaaatgttcAAGATCTAACTAGGCGAGGAGCTGAATCGAGCCGTTTATTAATTTGAATTGAGTCGAGTTTGAGTTGAATACAAATACTTATGTTAAACTAAAGATGAGTTTTGAGTATGGGCTCCCCCTAGAACAAATAGTTCGGGAAAATCCGAGTTTGGTTTTAGGTGTGAACTATTTTTGAttagattttacttacctcacggCCGAATTCTGGATTACAGGATCCCTTCTCCTAGATCTTCCATTTTGGGTGAATATGAACCAAATTGCAGCACCATGtgttaaaaatatatcaatgaAAAAAATGCTAATGAGTACAAAagtgattttgtcaaaataggAAAAAGTTGTATATTTTGCAAAATAAGTTATATTTTCTTCTAACTTGGACCATTTTAGAGGAACGATAGCTACATGAAATTGATCCTTTCCAAATAATCATATGCAGTTACATGCTACTAAATTGCAGAACAACAAATTTTAAATCTGTGCACATTGGTTTGAAAGTTGAATGTATGTTTGAAACTTGAATACTCCtcttttcaaagttcaaactttttttttgaaaacttggtatccagTTCTATGACCGACTAATcaaaggggaccaatcccaccgtccacttgcagggcccccatttaaagccagagtttttttgctctgtatggcctaccgaaattggcaccaggggTAATCGAACTTGaaaccttgagaggagcatacttcAAGGACACAagtcaacaccactagaccaaccccaagtgggtttttcaaagttcaaacttgAAAAGCTGTTGTTCGACAACGTAAATGTCTCTCTACAAACATTATGTATTTCGTATCTTTGACACATCTCGTATCCTAATCATGTCGCAtgctaaatttttaaaatttcctatATCAGTATTGTACCATGTATCCAAGCTTCTAAACACaatcttcaaataaaaaaaggttGCTTGTATATTACCACTGGTAAAAGAATGATTCCTTGAAGTAACAATAGATGTGAGCCATTGTGGCAATATTGCAAATGCGTGAAATAATAATGTTGTAggatttgaaaatttaaaataaatctaaaaatgaaaatga
It contains:
- the LOC123904294 gene encoding uncharacterized protein LOC123904294 yields the protein MEDPKLPSNDSSSIPLIARLDHLEFIMKYLERKQRCGSNAVVTTNDKQSAEYFKGTLMERVASLENRLFQLCVEMDSSGSSNPLSRASTIASGESSSSQGSKGGEISYSFPTFNNVPNQNGDIEIMPQNHHNTYKEKAEIVQAHTKTSCSTNKQQQVVVAKNKGKKSEKKRKGEKKTVPPISWPHLKLLGC